GGTCTGCATGCGTTGGAAGTAAGTTCTTTTagtaaacattaaaaattatatatactctTAAACATTTATTCATGTTATCAAACAGGACATCTGTGAAGAAAATGAATATGTGCGCGCCAAAATCTCGAAAGTGGTACATTACTTATATGACAAAGATTTCGTGAGTGAAAATGCTATTATCTCTTGGTATGCACAACTCGATGCGGACGAACACCGTACTTTGCGTCAGAGCTTGAAGGAACTCATCGAATGGCTCAACCAATCCAGTGAAGAGGAGGACGATGATGACTACGAAAGTGATTAAAACACATCTGAACTGCTAAGAAATctaattaagtttatttttattataaatacaaagAATTCAATAGACAAGAAAGTAAGAGCATacaaaacagaaaacaaaaattgatttttggaaaaaaaagtaaagattGTCTAATTTACACAATAGTAATTGTTAGAATATTaccgttaaattaaattaattcattaatattattttattaagtcaTGTTATACATTATTATTCATTATCGATTGCTAGAGCTCCAAAGCATTTATCTGTCAATGGGACCACCACCGGCAGTCGATATGGCTGAATTGCTCATCATTACGCTATTGTTGGCGGCGAGCATGCGCACATGATGCAAATGTATTTGCACATTTTTCTGAAACGTTTCAACATTCACTCCACTCAAGCTGGAGCGCACTTCTTCGATGCAGCCCTCGAGCACTTTTGAAACTTCAGCTGAATTGCCATCATTGCCCAAATGTGAGGCGACTAGTAACACGGTTGCTAGATTCTTTATGAGTGCCAGCACACCTTTGTTCTGCACTGTACCCTGATTGTTGCGCTGCACAGCATCCTCTGCGGCTTCGCGGCATTTTTCCCGCAGGTATGATGGTGCCAGCATTGCTTGTACTTGCGGATCGCGCGTTAGGTCACCAGCGAATGCCTGCACATCATTCAGATAATCCTGCATGTCGCGATTCATCTTCTCCATTGAAATTACGATCGAAGCATAGCGCCTTTGAAACTCCTCGCTCAGTTGTGGCATCGTCTCATTTGTGTTTTGCGATTCGTCTGATGATGAGTTGGAATTATTGTGTGCAGCAGCCAGTTGTTGTGATGCCTTTAATTCTGCCTCGTTGTTCATTTCGCTGAGACGTTGCAACTTAGAGCGCTTGGAGGCCAGAGCTCGTTTCAAACGCACTAAAGTCTCCAACAGTTTAGCCGGATAGCCATTGATGTTGTCTCTTCCGAGCACCGGATCCTTGAATGGACTCTCGATGACCTCCTGCGCCAAGACAGGATCACTCTTATTCAAATTCATATTCAGAGCCGAGCGTACATTGCGCATGCTACGCATGGGCGATGAGCTCACGCCGTTGAAGACGCTCATCAGATTAGGTCTGTTATCCCTGGTTATGCTTTGGAGTGGAAGCATTTCGTGGAAATTTTCCGAAACGATTTCAAAATCTGGTATTGAGTGTGTGCCGAGACCGTTGCGGTCGAATGTGATACGGTAAGTGGATGTCATTGAATCGTAGGCATCTACGGTGCCGCTAAAAATGCCGTCCTGTGGCACGCGCAATCGTGCCGTCACTTTGGTGCCGATGGGCAGTGGTAACGGGATTTTGTCCGGCAGATCGCGTATAAAATTCAAATCTTTAACGTCACCCGATTTGCGACTCTGCATATAACGTATCTTCTGTCGTCGACGCTCCAGTTCACGTCGCTCCTCGTCGAAAAATGCTTGCGAACAACGTCGTGGCTTACCCATTAAAGAGCGTATTTTACGCCATTCGGCGCGCGTCAGATGGCGTGTGCAAAGATTTGGAAATGATTCAGACAGACAAACTTGAAAATCATTCTCACCCTCGAACAGGGCTTTGTCGAGAAACGAATAGAACCACTCGAATATGACCCAACGATGCGCTTTGGGTAGTTTCAATAAATTGCGCAAACGCAAGCCGATACTCTGACCAATCTTTTTATCAGCCGGAATAATGTGTGTCAATGTAGTGGTACTAGTCGCTGGTGTAATCGAAATGCCACTATGGCGCGTGCTTGATTTTGGTGTGGTATTTGCCGATGAACCGGCGGCACTTGAATGTCGTTCACGTGTCGGTGTGGTCATTTCAGCGCTCTTTTTCTTCTCATCCGAGCGCATATAGCGCGAGACGACACCTTTGCGCTTTTTTAAAACCTTAGTGGGTGTTTTGTGTGGCGATGCGTTTGCTTTTATGGGCATTTTTCGTGGTGAGAGACTCATGCGGAGAGGTTTGTCATCGTTAATAATGTCGTCATCGAAAAATAACCGATTACGTTTACGTATGCGTGCCGGCATACCGCGGGCATTCAACATTTGTATGGGCTGTTGTGGTTGCGGCTTCGGTGGAGGTGCCGTGCCAACACGACGCAATCCGAGTGTGGCCAAACTGAACTCAGGCGGTTCGATGTATTCGTCCTCCGACATTGTGGGACTCGAAGCTTTGCGCGACTTCTTTGACAACGTTTCCGATTCGTCCGACATATTGAACTCGttgttattctaaaaaaaaggaaggaattgaacacaattaataaattttctaattaaaaaaaaggagtGCCCAGTGTTTCGCATTGGGTAATAATAGTTATGTAAAGACCCTAAcgctatttttttgttgtagcttAAACAAACAGACTTAGAAGGCATTAGCCATGTCCACGACACCTTCAACTCAGCAGCATTTCTAAACAATATTACATGCACAGCCCTGGGTTTAGTTCTAGACGAGAAACCGATCCCCTTGaagggaaataaaaaaaattaattgaagtaATTTGAAGGAATGGTGCCGAGTCCTTGACCGCATAAAAACCCGAGTCCGTTACGGTTACCTAGACCCGATTTCCATGAAGAACGTATCGGTTGTGAAATAAGAGTCGGTAGGTGTGTAACGAACTGAAGGACAAACATATGCATAATTGAGCATCAGCGGAACTAAGTTTACTGCAACTAAAGTTTAGTTCCTCGTGATGGTAAAATTATTGATCTGATTTTTGAAGATCCAAAATTTAACAACACTAAGGAATTGGTTATAATTTTTCCATTTGTTTGTTCTGCCTACAAATTAGACTTTACTGGTCGTTTATTGCACGTCAGTCGTCAAGTAAAGACACGATGTTCGTTTTTTTATcggtataattaattaatacttttattCAGGGACATTTAAAAGTAAGCACAatacaatttcattaaatttaatttaatttctttaatacatagttttctttcataaattttttcgatAGTAGTAAGTAATGTAATTTTCAATTATGGATATGGAGGAGGCAATCGATtggatatatacaatacaatcgGCTGGTT
The sequence above is drawn from the Bactrocera oleae isolate idBacOlea1 chromosome 5, idBacOlea1, whole genome shotgun sequence genome and encodes:
- the mip130 gene encoding protein lin-9 homolog; the encoded protein is MSDESETLSKKSRKASSPTMSEDEYIEPPEFSLATLGLRRVGTAPPPKPQPQQPIQMLNARGMPARIRKRNRLFFDDDIINDDKPLRMSLSPRKMPIKANASPHKTPTKVLKKRKGVVSRYMRSDEKKKSAEMTTPTRERHSSAAGSSANTTPKSSTRHSGISITPATSTTTLTHIIPADKKIGQSIGLRLRNLLKLPKAHRWVIFEWFYSFLDKALFEGENDFQVCLSESFPNLCTRHLTRAEWRKIRSLMGKPRRCSQAFFDEERRELERRRQKIRYMQSRKSGDVKDLNFIRDLPDKIPLPLPIGTKVTARLRVPQDGIFSGTVDAYDSMTSTYRITFDRNGLGTHSIPDFEIVSENFHEMLPLQSITRDNRPNLMSVFNGVSSSPMRSMRNVRSALNMNLNKSDPVLAQEVIESPFKDPVLGRDNINGYPAKLLETLVRLKRALASKRSKLQRLSEMNNEAELKASQQLAAAHNNSNSSSDESQNTNETMPQLSEEFQRRYASIVISMEKMNRDMQDYLNDVQAFAGDLTRDPQVQAMLAPSYLREKCREAAEDAVQRNNQGTVQNKGVLALIKNLATVLLVASHLGNDGNSAEVSKVLEGCIEEVRSSLSGVNVETFQKNVQIHLHHVRMLAANNSVMMSNSAISTAGGGPIDR